Proteins encoded within one genomic window of Triticum aestivum cultivar Chinese Spring chromosome 2D, IWGSC CS RefSeq v2.1, whole genome shotgun sequence:
- the LOC123051711 gene encoding angio-associated migratory cell protein encodes MSISGEVPDEGSDGEEVFIDEQDIIQEIHLDEEDLPDHDDDDDDEEDQEMDEVEDHSTYAFHGHTDEVFAAACSPTDASLVVSGGKDDRGFLWRIGSAQDFQELTGHGDTVCTVAFSSDGKLVACGSMDGQINVWNTATRTLQGTLEGSSGSGFEWLRWHPRGNLIIAGSEDCNVWMWNADHNAFLNTFAGHSSTVTCGDFTPDGKLICSGSDDATLRIWEPKSAQCRHVVRGHGYHTQGLTCLAITPDSQSIVSGSEDNSVHIVSINSGQVVGSLVGHTNSIECIGISSRYNWVATGSIDRTLIIWDLARQAIRSTCEHDEGVTCLAWLGSSRYVASGCIDGMVRIWDSLSGDLAHTFSGHRDVVQSLAVSADGNSIVSVSTDKSARVFDVSMFK; translated from the exons ATGAGTATCTCAGGCGAGGTCCCCGACGAAGGCTCTGACGGCGAGGAGGTCTTCATCGACGAGCAGGACATCATCCAGGAGATACACCTCGACGAGGAAG ATCTCCCCGaccatgacgatgatgatgacgatgaggaagacCAAGAGATGG ATGAGGTGGAGGATCATTCAACTTATGCATTTCATGGGCATACAG ATGAGGTCTTTGCTGCTGCGTGCAGTCCTACAGATGCATCACTTGTTGTGTCTGGAGGTAAAGATGACAGAGGGTTTCTTTGGAGGATTGGATCTGCACAGGATTTTCAGGAGCTGACTG GACATGGAGACACGGTGTGCACTGTGGCTTTTAGTTCAGATGGGAAATTGGTGGCTTGTGGAAGTATGGATGGACAGATAAATGTATGGAATACAGCTACACGGACACTTCAGGGAACCCTCGAGGGTTCCTCAGGATCAGGCTTTGAG TGGCTCAGATGGCATCCACGTGGTAATTTGATAATTGCAGGATCAGAAGACTGTAACGTATGGATGTGGAATGCTGACCACAATGCCTTTCTGAATACGTTTGCTGGTCACAGTAGCACAGTGACATGTGGTGATTTTACCCCTGATG GTAAGCTTATATGTAGTGGATCTGATGATGCAACATTGAGGATATGGGAACCCAAAAGCGCACAATGCAGACATGTTGTTCGGG GTCATGGCTATCATACTCAAGGATTGACATGCTTAGCCATTACTCCGGACTCCCAATCAATTGTTAGTGGCTCGGAGGATAATTCTGTGCACATTGTGAGCATAAACTCAGGCCAG GTTGTTGGTTCATTAGTTGGCCACACCAATTCCATCGAGTGCATTGGCATCTCATCGAG GTACAACTGGGTGGCTACAGGGAGCATTGATAGAACTCTGATTATCTGGGACCTCGCCCGTCAAGCAATTCGATCTACTTGCGAGCATGAT GAAGGCGTGACATGCCTGGCGTGGCTGGGTTCGTCGAGGTATGTGGCGTCGGGGTGCATCGACGGCATGGTGCGCATCTGGGACAGCCTCTCCGGGGACTTGGCTCACACCTTCAGCGGGCACAGGGACGTCGTGCAGTCGCTGGCTGTCTCTGCCGACGGCAACTCCATAGTCTCGGTCTCCACTGATAAATCAGCACGCGTCTTCGACGTCTCCATGTTCAAGTGA